One stretch of Oncorhynchus clarkii lewisi isolate Uvic-CL-2024 chromosome 1, UVic_Ocla_1.0, whole genome shotgun sequence DNA includes these proteins:
- the LOC139416183 gene encoding muscarinic acetylcholine receptor M2-like: METLNLTNYSNLSSDNESSSLFSGSPYKTVEIVLIILVAGSLSLITIIGNILVMLSIKVNRNLQTVNNYFLFSLACADLIIGLCSMNLYTVYIVIGHWPLGPVVCDLWLSIDYVVSNASVMNLLIISFDRYFCITKPLSYPVRRSTMMAGMMIAAAWVLSFVLWAPAILFWQFFAGGRTVPPGECYIQFFSNATVTFGTAIAAFYLPVAIMISLYWRISKASRSRVRRNSRKPSGNSLGEGPSQSQEDGCRAQPNDCTVTGEEEEEEGGDGEKVGEGVQQQNDREPCRGEGPDRDSSTTTVSNLASSSNQKKEPGLSQKGSNGEAKSSQTLCCYQNQAKGCGPKLSCIRSNSQPEGETYKATHSNTDSTPATEKHSLVTRTLLKVTKRNSKQSSKRKTKKKKGPPSREKKVTRTIMAILVAFVATWTPYNVMVLINTFCSSCIPNSLWTIGYWLCYINSTVNPACYALCNTTFKNTFRQLLLCQYRNIRTMRS, translated from the exons ATGGAGACGCTCAACCTCACCAACTACTCCAACCTCAGCTCAGACAATGAAAGCAGCAGTCTCTTCTCTGGGAGTCCCTATAAGACGGTAGAGATCGTCCTCATCATCCTGGTGGCCGGGTCACTCAGCCTCATCACCATCATTGGCAACATCCTGGTTATGCTCTCCATAAAG GTCAATAGGAACCTCCAGACTGTCAACAACTATTTCCTGTTCAGCCTAGCCTGTGCTGACCTCATTATTGGCCTGTGCTCCATGAACCTCTACACTGTCTACATTGTGATTGGACACTGGCCCTTAGGCCCGGTCGTGTGCGACCTGTGGTTGTCCATTGATTACGTGGTCAGCAACGCCTCAGTTATGAACCTCCTCATCATTAGCTTTGACCGCTACTTCTGCATCACCAAGCCTCTCAGCTATCCGGTGCGCCGCAGCACCATGATGGCGGGGATGATGATTGCGGCGGCCTGGGTGCTGTCATTCGTACTATGGGCTCCTGCCATCTTGTTCTGGCAGTTCTTCGCGGGTGGGCGGACGGTGCCGCCTGGCGAGTGCTACATCCAGTTCTTCTCCAACGCAACGGTGACGTTTGGCACGGCCATCGCGGCCTTCTACCTGCCTGTGGCCATCATGATCAGTCTCTACTGGCGCATATCCAAGGCCAGTCGCAGCCGGGTACGGAGGAACAGCAGGAAACCTTCAGGGAATAGCCTGGGAGAAGGCCCATCGCAGAGCCAGGAGGATGGGTGCAGGGCCCAGCCCAATGACTGCACTGtgactggggaggaggaggaggaggagggtggggatggagagaaggTCGGGGAGGGGGTCCAGCAGCAGAATGACAGGGAGCCCTGCAGAGGGGAAGGGCCAGACAGAGATAGCTCTACCACAACAGTCAGCAACCTTGCCTCATCATCCAATCAAAAGAAAGAGCCTGGCCTATCACAGAAGGGGTCAAACGGTGAGGCCAAATCCAGCCAGACGCTGTGTTGCTATCAGAACCAGGCCAAAGGCTGTGGGCCCAAACTCTCCTGTATCAGAAGCAACTCCCAGCCTGAGGGAGAGACATACAAAGCCACGCACAGCAACACAGATTCCACCCCTGcaacagagaaacacagcctgGTGACACGGACGCTGTTAAAG GTGACAAAGAGGAACTCCAAGCAGAGCTCCAAGAGGAAGACGAAGAAGAAAAAGGGCCCTCCGTCCCGGGAGAAGAAGGTGACGCGCACCATCATGGCCATTCTGGTGGCGTTCGTGGCCACGTGGACACCTTACAATGTGATGGTGCTCATCAACACCTTCTGCTCCAGCTGCATCCCCAACTCGCTGTGGACCATTGGCTACTGGCTGTGTTACATCAACAGCACCGTCAACCCGGCCTGCTACGCCCTGTGCAACACCACCTTCAAGAACACCTTCAGACAGCTGCTGCTCTGCCAGTACAGGAACATACGCACGATGAGGTCATGA